One genomic window of Hymenobacter sp. J193 includes the following:
- a CDS encoding PLP-dependent aspartate aminotransferase family protein has protein sequence MHIHPKITPVYQTSVFKFEDLTELELYFGEPGSRYLYSRNGNPNSDELAEKVNALEGGAGAIATGSGMAAILASLLACCQAGDHVLCAADIYGGSSSLLNQELSRLGISVSYVPFEQLYDLAPFVQPTTRLLLCETLSNPLLRVADLRRLAGVCHGLGLKLVVDNTFASPILTRPLALGADLVLHSVTKYLSGHSDVTAGAVVAADAAVAARLKQIGVLFGLTLSPMESWLAVRGLKTLRLRMREHSHNALAVAEFLQRQPAVRAVYYPGLPDHPQHELAREQGAGLFGGMLSILLADDVNVVNRFIRACQGFPFAPSLAGVDSSLSYPLGTSHRSLTPEQQQELGITVGLVRLSVGIEPVEALLADLEQVLKGL, from the coding sequence ATGCACATTCACCCTAAAATCACCCCGGTTTATCAGACGTCCGTTTTCAAGTTCGAAGATCTGACGGAGCTGGAGCTGTATTTCGGGGAGCCTGGCAGCCGCTACCTCTATTCCCGCAATGGCAACCCCAACTCCGACGAACTGGCCGAAAAAGTAAATGCGTTGGAAGGCGGTGCCGGGGCCATTGCCACGGGCTCGGGCATGGCGGCCATTCTGGCGTCACTGCTGGCCTGCTGCCAGGCCGGCGACCATGTGCTGTGTGCGGCTGATATCTACGGGGGCTCGTCGTCGTTGCTGAACCAGGAGCTGAGCCGGCTGGGTATTTCCGTCAGCTACGTGCCCTTTGAACAGCTCTACGATCTGGCGCCGTTCGTGCAGCCCACCACGCGCCTTTTGCTCTGCGAAACCCTCAGCAACCCGCTGCTGCGCGTTGCCGATCTGCGCCGGCTAGCCGGCGTGTGCCACGGCCTGGGTTTGAAGCTGGTCGTCGACAACACATTTGCCAGCCCCATCCTCACGCGCCCCCTCGCCCTGGGTGCCGACCTAGTGTTGCACAGCGTAACCAAGTACCTCAGTGGCCACTCCGACGTAACGGCCGGCGCCGTAGTAGCTGCCGATGCGGCCGTGGCGGCGCGCCTTAAGCAGATTGGGGTACTTTTCGGTCTTACCCTGAGCCCTATGGAAAGCTGGCTGGCAGTGCGCGGCCTTAAAACTCTGCGCCTGCGGATGCGCGAGCATAGCCACAATGCCCTGGCTGTTGCTGAGTTTCTGCAACGGCAGCCAGCCGTGCGGGCCGTGTACTACCCCGGCCTGCCTGACCACCCGCAGCATGAACTGGCCCGGGAGCAGGGCGCGGGGCTGTTTGGCGGAATGCTGTCCATTCTGCTGGCCGATGATGTCAACGTCGTGAACCGCTTTATCCGGGCGTGCCAGGGCTTTCCGTTCGCGCCGTCCCTGGCCGGTGTCGATTCTTCATTGTCGTACCCGCTCGGTACTTCGCACCGCTCCCTCACGCCGGAGCAGCAGCAGGAACTCGGCATCACGGTAGGGCTAGTGCGCTTGTCCGTGGGAATAGAGCCGGTAGAAGCCTTGCTAGCTGATTTAGAGCAGGTGCTGAAAGGGTTGTAG
- the tgt gene encoding tRNA guanosine(34) transglycosylase Tgt yields the protein MTFDLVAQDPQTKARAGVVHTAHGIIQTPIFMPVGTAGSVKAVHQRELKEDIKAQIILGNTYHLYLRPGLDVLRQAGGLHKFNGWDRPILTDSGGYQVYSLSKTRKIKEEGVKFRSHIDGSQHLFSPEGVMDIQRIIGADIIMAFDECTPWPCEYGYASRSLDMTHRWLQRCIERFDSTEGLYGYQQTLFPIVQGSTFKDLRVKSAEFVARQEREGNAIGGLSVGEPAELMYEMTEIVCDILPQDKPRYLMGVGTPANILENIALGVDMFDCVLPTRNARNGMLFTTQGIINIKNKKWADDFSPIDAELGGYASTFYSRAYLRHLFQASEYLAGMIASVHNLTFYLWLVGEARRQILAGTFREWKERMVQQVMVRL from the coding sequence ATGACCTTCGATTTAGTAGCGCAAGATCCGCAGACCAAAGCCCGAGCCGGCGTGGTCCACACAGCCCACGGCATCATTCAAACACCCATTTTTATGCCGGTGGGCACGGCGGGCTCCGTGAAAGCAGTGCACCAGCGTGAGCTGAAAGAGGACATCAAGGCCCAGATTATTCTCGGCAACACCTACCACCTGTACCTGCGCCCGGGCCTCGACGTGCTGCGCCAGGCAGGCGGCCTGCACAAGTTCAACGGCTGGGACCGGCCCATTCTCACCGACTCGGGCGGCTACCAGGTATACTCGCTCAGCAAGACGCGCAAAATCAAGGAGGAAGGCGTGAAGTTCCGCTCCCACATTGATGGCTCTCAGCACTTGTTTTCGCCGGAGGGCGTAATGGACATTCAGCGCATCATCGGGGCCGATATTATTATGGCCTTTGACGAATGCACGCCTTGGCCCTGCGAGTACGGCTACGCCAGCCGCTCCCTCGACATGACGCACCGTTGGCTGCAGCGCTGCATCGAGCGGTTCGACAGCACCGAGGGCCTCTACGGCTACCAGCAGACGCTTTTCCCCATTGTGCAGGGCAGCACCTTCAAGGATTTGCGGGTGAAGTCGGCGGAGTTTGTGGCCCGGCAGGAGCGCGAGGGCAATGCCATTGGCGGCCTGAGCGTGGGCGAGCCGGCCGAGCTGATGTATGAAATGACGGAAATCGTGTGCGACATCCTGCCTCAGGACAAGCCGCGCTACCTGATGGGCGTGGGCACCCCGGCCAACATCCTCGAAAACATTGCCCTAGGCGTGGATATGTTCGACTGCGTGCTGCCCACCCGCAATGCCCGCAACGGCATGCTCTTCACCACGCAGGGCATCATCAATATCAAAAACAAGAAGTGGGCCGACGACTTCTCGCCCATTGATGCCGAGTTAGGCGGCTACGCCAGCACGTTCTACTCCCGCGCCTACCTGCGCCACCTGTTTCAGGCCAGCGAGTACCTGGCCGGCATGATTGCCTCGGTCCACAACCTTACCTTCTACCTCTGGCTGGTAGGTGAGGCGCGCCGGCAAATCCTGGCCGGCACCTTCCGCGAGTGGAAAGAGCGAATGGTGCAGCAGGTGATGGTACGGTTATAG
- a CDS encoding NeuD/PglB/VioB family sugar acetyltransferase: protein MTQLFFSDIHNADGDAPRPLAIVGAGGLGREVLLLVRQLNEVQPTWDVIGFFDDQAPVLPAIHGVPYRGTVADLNAWPDPLHVAVAVGSSRSRAAVVGRLTGEQLSFATLIHPSVALRPYQQIQVGEGCIISQGCILTTDITLGRHVLLNLGCTIGHDAVLADFCSLMPHANVGGGAQLEAEVYLGTNATVIQQVRVGARTVVGAGAVVVRPLPADCTAVGVPAVVAKQHPTS from the coding sequence ATGACGCAGCTTTTCTTTTCCGATATCCACAACGCCGACGGCGACGCGCCCCGGCCCCTGGCCATTGTGGGCGCGGGCGGCCTGGGACGGGAAGTGCTGCTGCTGGTGCGCCAGCTCAACGAAGTGCAGCCTACCTGGGACGTTATCGGCTTTTTCGATGACCAAGCTCCTGTCCTGCCCGCCATCCACGGCGTGCCCTACCGCGGCACTGTGGCCGACCTGAACGCCTGGCCCGACCCTTTGCACGTGGCCGTGGCCGTGGGCAGCAGCCGCAGCCGCGCCGCCGTGGTGGGCCGCCTCACCGGCGAGCAGCTGTCGTTTGCCACGCTCATTCATCCCAGCGTAGCCCTCCGCCCCTACCAGCAGATTCAGGTGGGCGAGGGCTGCATCATCAGCCAGGGCTGCATCCTCACCACCGATATTACCCTGGGCCGCCACGTGCTGCTGAACCTGGGCTGTACCATTGGCCACGATGCCGTGCTGGCCGACTTCTGCTCCCTGATGCCCCATGCCAACGTGGGTGGTGGGGCCCAGCTGGAGGCAGAGGTCTACCTGGGCACCAATGCCACCGTCATCCAGCAAGTGCGCGTGGGTGCCCGCACCGTGGTAGGTGCCGGGGCCGTGGTAGTACGCCCCCTCCCCGCCGACTGTACCGCCGTGGGCGTGCCGGCCGTGGTAGCAAAGCAGCACCCAACCTCCTAA
- a CDS encoding ribose-phosphate pyrophosphokinase, with translation MSQQVKIFAGNASRELGEQIAAAYGQPLGDLSIQRFADTELGPSFNESVRGCAVFLIQSTNPPAENLMELMLMVDAAKRASAASVTVVMPYYGYARQDRKDKPRVSIGAKVVAEFVQSVGTDRLMTCDLHAGQIQGFFDIPVDHLDGATVSAPYIKSLNLDNLIFASPDVGGVVRTRAFAKKFGAEIVVCDKTRLRANEIASMQVIGDVTDMNVVLIDDIVDTAGTICKAAELLMERGAKSVRAVITHGVLSGPAHDRIRDSVLEELVITDTITLKQENPKIRVISVANLFAQAIHNVVSHESISSLFI, from the coding sequence ATGTCACAGCAGGTTAAAATATTCGCCGGCAACGCGTCCCGCGAGTTAGGAGAACAGATTGCCGCCGCGTACGGTCAGCCCCTCGGCGACCTGAGCATCCAGCGCTTTGCCGATACGGAGCTGGGGCCGAGCTTCAACGAAAGCGTGCGGGGCTGCGCCGTGTTCCTGATTCAGAGCACCAACCCGCCCGCCGAAAACCTGATGGAGCTGATGCTGATGGTGGACGCGGCCAAGCGTGCCTCCGCCGCGTCGGTAACCGTGGTGATGCCCTACTACGGCTACGCCCGCCAGGACCGCAAAGACAAGCCGCGCGTGAGCATCGGGGCCAAAGTGGTGGCCGAGTTTGTGCAGAGCGTGGGCACTGACCGCCTGATGACCTGCGACCTGCACGCGGGCCAGATTCAGGGCTTCTTCGATATTCCCGTCGACCACCTCGACGGCGCCACCGTTTCGGCGCCCTACATCAAGTCGCTCAACCTCGACAATCTGATCTTCGCCTCGCCCGACGTGGGCGGCGTGGTGCGCACCCGCGCCTTCGCCAAGAAGTTCGGGGCCGAAATCGTGGTCTGCGACAAAACCCGCCTGCGGGCCAACGAAATTGCTTCCATGCAGGTTATCGGCGACGTGACGGACATGAACGTGGTGCTGATCGATGACATCGTGGACACGGCCGGCACCATCTGCAAGGCCGCCGAGCTGCTGATGGAGCGCGGAGCCAAGTCGGTGCGGGCTGTGATTACGCACGGCGTGCTGTCCGGCCCGGCCCACGACCGGATCCGCGACTCGGTGCTGGAGGAGCTGGTTATCACCGATACCATCACGCTCAAGCAGGAAAACCCCAAAATCCGGGTTATTTCGGTGGCTAACCTCTTCGCCCAGGCCATTCACAACGTGGTGTCGCACGAGTCGATCAGTTCGTTGTTTATATAA
- the atpC gene encoding ATP synthase F1 subunit epsilon, translating to MHLEIITPDRKVFEGEVSSAQFPGTDGLFEVLNDHAPLISALKEGNVVLNGGATTFRIDGGVVEVLRNKVIVLAEGASA from the coding sequence ATGCATCTGGAAATCATCACACCCGACCGTAAGGTGTTTGAAGGCGAGGTTTCGTCGGCCCAGTTTCCGGGTACCGACGGCCTGTTTGAAGTGCTGAACGACCACGCTCCCCTGATTTCGGCCCTGAAAGAAGGCAACGTGGTGCTGAACGGCGGCGCTACCACCTTCCGCATCGATGGTGGGGTGGTGGAAGTGCTCCGCAACAAGGTTATCGTGCTGGCCGAGGGCGCTTCGGCGTAA
- the atpD gene encoding F0F1 ATP synthase subunit beta: protein MANTGKITQVIGPVVDVSFAGESSKLPNILDALEVTKDNGQVVVLEVQQHLGEDRVRTIAMDSTEGMTRGAVVRDLGAPMSMPTGEGVKGRLFNVVGYAIDGIPQPKSDGPLPIHRQPPPFEDLATSSEVLFTGIKVIDLLAPYVKGGKIGLFGGAGVGKTVLIMELVNNIAKAYAGLSVFAGVGERTREGNDLLREFIESDIIKYGEEFKHSMEQGGWDLTKVDQNELLKSQATLVFGQMNEPPGARARVALSGLTIAENFRDGDGSGAGRDILFFIDNIFRFTQAGSEVSALLGRMPSAVGYQPTLATEMGAMQERITSTKRGSITSVQAVYVPADDLTDPAPANTFAHLDATTVLSRKIAELGIYPAVDPLDSTSRILSIEVLGDEHYNTAQRVKEILQRYKELQDIIAILGMDELSEEDKQVVNRARRVQRFLSQPFFVAEQFTGLAGVLVDIKDTIKGFNAIIDGTYDHLPEAAFNLVGTIEDAVAKGEKLIAEAK, encoded by the coding sequence ATGGCGAATACCGGCAAAATCACCCAGGTTATCGGGCCCGTCGTAGACGTGAGCTTCGCGGGTGAAAGCTCCAAGCTTCCTAACATCCTCGACGCCCTCGAAGTCACGAAAGACAATGGCCAGGTGGTAGTCCTGGAGGTCCAGCAACACCTGGGCGAAGACCGGGTGCGCACCATCGCCATGGACTCGACCGAGGGTATGACCCGCGGCGCCGTAGTACGCGACCTGGGTGCGCCCATGTCGATGCCCACGGGCGAAGGCGTAAAAGGCCGCCTGTTCAACGTGGTAGGCTATGCCATCGACGGCATTCCCCAGCCCAAGAGCGACGGCCCGCTGCCGATTCACCGCCAGCCCCCGCCCTTCGAAGACCTGGCTACTTCGTCGGAGGTTCTCTTCACGGGTATCAAAGTAATTGACCTGCTCGCTCCCTATGTGAAGGGTGGCAAAATTGGTTTGTTCGGTGGTGCCGGTGTAGGCAAAACCGTACTCATCATGGAGCTGGTAAACAACATCGCCAAGGCCTACGCTGGTCTGTCGGTGTTTGCCGGTGTGGGTGAGCGTACCCGCGAAGGCAATGACCTGCTGCGCGAATTCATTGAGTCGGACATCATCAAGTACGGTGAGGAGTTCAAGCACTCGATGGAGCAAGGCGGCTGGGATCTGACCAAGGTTGACCAGAACGAACTGCTCAAGTCGCAGGCCACGCTGGTGTTCGGCCAGATGAACGAGCCCCCCGGAGCCCGGGCCCGCGTAGCCCTATCGGGCCTCACCATTGCGGAAAACTTCCGCGACGGCGACGGTTCCGGTGCCGGCCGCGACATCCTGTTCTTTATCGACAACATCTTCCGCTTCACCCAGGCTGGTTCCGAAGTATCGGCTCTGCTGGGCCGTATGCCTTCGGCCGTAGGGTATCAGCCCACGCTGGCCACCGAAATGGGTGCCATGCAGGAGCGGATTACCTCCACCAAGCGCGGTTCCATCACCTCGGTACAGGCCGTATATGTGCCAGCCGATGACTTGACTGACCCGGCTCCGGCTAACACCTTTGCTCACTTGGATGCTACCACGGTACTGTCGCGCAAGATTGCCGAGCTCGGCATCTACCCGGCCGTGGACCCGCTGGACTCCACCTCGCGCATCCTGTCGATTGAAGTTCTCGGCGACGAGCACTACAACACGGCCCAGCGCGTGAAGGAGATTCTGCAGCGCTACAAGGAACTGCAGGACATCATCGCCATCCTCGGGATGGACGAGCTGAGCGAGGAAGACAAGCAGGTCGTAAACCGCGCCCGCCGCGTGCAGCGCTTCCTGTCGCAGCCCTTCTTCGTGGCCGAGCAGTTCACCGGTCTGGCCGGCGTACTGGTTGACATCAAGGATACCATCAAAGGCTTCAACGCCATCATCGACGGTACCTACGACCACCTACCCGAGGCAGCTTTCAACCTGGTAGGCACCATTGAGGATGCCGTTGCCAAAGGCGAGAAGCTGATTGCCGAAGCCAAGTAA
- a CDS encoding LptF/LptG family permease → MKLLDKYILKKFLTSYIFTVVMLVSVICVIDFTEKNDDFIKHDLGAWQIISEYYVNLFPYFANLLSPITVFIATVFVTARLAARTEIVAMLSSGISFQRLLVPYLMGATIIGVSIFGLIGWVIPNANKTRVTFERAYIKNPFRFQARNIHIKIGPKSYAYMESYDNVSNIGYRFALETIEGTQLKRRLTANTIQWDSTRKAWQLSPQLIHTFQGDKETLRSVPARDTTLNLYPKDFASTYRLAETLTLPELNRFIQQKIDRGADDTETYLIEKYERYSYPFAILILTTIGVILSSRKSRSGVGGQIALGFSLAFVFIIFVILSRNLALVGDLSPLVAAWVPSTIFTLIGAALYRLVPK, encoded by the coding sequence GTGAAGCTGCTCGATAAATACATTTTAAAGAAGTTTCTGACGTCTTACATCTTCACGGTGGTGATGCTGGTGTCGGTTATCTGTGTGATTGACTTCACGGAGAAAAACGACGACTTCATCAAGCACGACCTGGGAGCCTGGCAGATTATTTCGGAGTACTACGTGAACCTGTTTCCGTACTTCGCCAACCTGCTTTCGCCCATCACCGTGTTTATTGCCACCGTGTTCGTGACGGCGCGGCTGGCGGCGCGCACCGAAATTGTGGCCATGCTCAGCAGCGGCATCAGCTTTCAGCGGCTGCTGGTGCCTTACCTCATGGGCGCCACCATCATCGGGGTGTCGATTTTCGGGCTTATTGGCTGGGTGATTCCGAATGCCAACAAGACGCGCGTCACGTTTGAGCGGGCCTACATCAAAAACCCCTTCCGCTTTCAGGCCCGCAACATCCACATCAAGATCGGGCCGAAAAGCTACGCCTACATGGAGAGCTACGACAACGTGAGCAACATTGGCTACCGTTTCGCGCTCGAAACCATTGAGGGCACCCAGCTCAAGCGCCGGCTCACGGCCAACACCATCCAGTGGGACTCCACGCGCAAGGCCTGGCAACTCTCGCCCCAGCTGATTCACACCTTCCAGGGCGACAAGGAAACCCTGCGCAGCGTGCCAGCCCGCGACACCACGCTCAACCTCTACCCCAAGGACTTTGCCAGCACCTACCGCCTGGCCGAAACTCTCACCCTGCCCGAGCTGAACCGCTTTATCCAGCAGAAAATTGACCGGGGCGCCGACGACACCGAAACCTACCTCATCGAGAAATATGAGCGGTACTCCTACCCGTTCGCCATCCTCATTCTGACCACTATCGGCGTCATTCTGTCGTCGCGGAAGTCACGTAGCGGCGTGGGCGGGCAAATTGCACTGGGCTTCTCGCTGGCCTTCGTGTTCATCATCTTCGTGATTCTGAGTCGTAACCTGGCCCTGGTCGGCGACTTGTCCCCACTAGTGGCAGCGTGGGTGCCCAGCACCATCTTCACGCTTATTGGCGCGGCCCTGTACCGGTTGGTACCCAAATAA
- the ispE gene encoding 4-(cytidine 5'-diphospho)-2-C-methyl-D-erythritol kinase yields MLVFPNAKLNLGLYVTGRRPDGFRTLESVFVPLPWCDALEVLPAAATTLTLTGIPIPGELATNLCLRAYELLQADFALPPVQLHLHKVVPIGAGLGGGSGDAAFALRALNSLFQLQLSAESLESYARRLGADCAFFIQNKPVFAVEKGDIFEDISLDLRGVACKVIYPGLHISTAEAYARVTPRPPRHSLRGALQQPLETWRHTVSNDFEEALTPHYPVLGDIKAALYAAGAAYASLSGSGSAVYGLFPGAEMPPKTSLPTEYQVWDGQL; encoded by the coding sequence ATGCTCGTTTTTCCGAACGCCAAACTCAACCTGGGCCTCTACGTGACCGGCCGCCGCCCCGACGGCTTCCGCACGCTCGAATCGGTGTTTGTGCCGTTGCCCTGGTGCGACGCCCTGGAGGTACTGCCCGCGGCTGCCACCACGCTCACGCTCACAGGTATTCCCATTCCCGGTGAGCTGGCCACCAACCTCTGCCTGCGCGCCTACGAGCTGCTACAGGCCGATTTTGCGCTGCCGCCGGTGCAGCTGCACCTGCATAAAGTAGTGCCCATCGGGGCGGGGCTGGGCGGTGGCTCCGGCGACGCAGCGTTTGCCTTGCGCGCCCTCAACAGCCTGTTTCAACTGCAGCTTTCCGCCGAAAGCCTGGAAAGCTACGCCCGCCGGCTCGGGGCCGATTGCGCGTTCTTTATCCAAAACAAGCCGGTTTTCGCCGTTGAGAAAGGAGATATATTCGAGGACATCAGCCTAGACCTGCGCGGAGTGGCCTGCAAGGTTATCTACCCCGGTCTGCACATCAGCACGGCCGAGGCCTACGCCCGCGTGACGCCCCGCCCGCCCCGCCACAGCCTGCGAGGGGCGCTGCAGCAACCCCTGGAAACCTGGCGCCACACCGTCAGCAACGACTTTGAGGAGGCGCTGACTCCGCACTATCCTGTGCTGGGCGACATCAAAGCGGCCCTTTACGCGGCCGGGGCCGCGTACGCCAGCCTCTCGGGCTCCGGCTCGGCGGTGTACGGCCTGTTTCCCGGTGCGGAAATGCCCCCGAAGACGTCCCTGCCGACTGAGTACCAGGTGTGGGACGGACAGTTATAA
- a CDS encoding DMT family transporter, with amino-acid sequence MFKDYLRLHFIVLLWGFTAILGRMISVPPVELVFWRTLLAATGLALLLGLRRQPWRVPAAEMLKMLGIGVLVAAHWITFFLAARLSSVSVCLAGLATLALWTSLLEPLVLWRRVRIYEVGLGLLTMVGLYLVSQAELDQLTGLLVAVVSAGLSALFSVFNAKLVQRHTPLQLTLYEMAGACLSIVLFLPFYSQYFTEGRGLQLGLTGLDWLWLLLLAGVCTVYAFSSSVELMKRISAFVVSLTINLEPVYGILLAVLMYTLRIPGFGQERLSTGFYLGTLLILLSVLIQPVLDQWLKRRQRRAEAAEVLMG; translated from the coding sequence ATGTTCAAGGATTACCTGCGTCTGCATTTTATTGTGTTGCTCTGGGGCTTCACGGCCATTCTGGGGCGGATGATTTCGGTGCCGCCGGTAGAGCTGGTGTTCTGGCGCACGCTGCTGGCCGCGACCGGGCTGGCGTTGCTGCTGGGGCTGCGGCGGCAGCCCTGGCGCGTGCCCGCCGCCGAGATGCTGAAGATGCTGGGCATCGGGGTGCTGGTGGCCGCGCACTGGATTACCTTTTTCCTGGCCGCGCGCCTTTCGTCGGTGAGCGTGTGTCTGGCCGGACTGGCTACGCTGGCCCTATGGACGTCGCTGCTGGAGCCGCTGGTGCTATGGCGGCGGGTGCGCATCTACGAGGTAGGCCTAGGCCTGCTCACGATGGTGGGCCTGTACCTGGTGTCGCAGGCCGAGCTGGACCAGCTTACGGGACTGCTGGTAGCGGTAGTATCGGCCGGTTTATCGGCCTTGTTCAGCGTGTTTAATGCCAAGCTGGTGCAGCGCCACACGCCCCTGCAGCTCACGCTCTACGAAATGGCCGGGGCCTGCCTGAGCATCGTGCTGTTTCTGCCTTTCTACAGCCAGTATTTCACCGAGGGCCGGGGCCTGCAGCTGGGACTAACGGGCCTCGACTGGCTGTGGCTGCTGCTGCTGGCGGGCGTGTGCACGGTGTACGCCTTCTCCTCGTCGGTGGAGCTGATGAAGCGCATTTCGGCCTTCGTGGTGAGTTTGACAATCAACCTGGAGCCCGTGTACGGTATTCTGCTGGCGGTGCTGATGTATACGCTGCGGATACCTGGCTTCGGGCAGGAGCGGCTTTCCACGGGCTTCTACCTGGGCACCTTGTTGATTCTGCTTAGTGTACTGATCCAGCCCGTGCTCGACCAGTGGCTTAAGCGCCGCCAGCGCCGTGCCGAGGCCGCTGAAGTGCTGATGGGGTGA
- a CDS encoding DegT/DnrJ/EryC1/StrS aminotransferase family protein, giving the protein MRSQDFDRLYLSPPHLGRHELNYLHKAIEDNWVAPVGPNLDGFERDICEFTGAGHCVALTSGTAAIHLGLRLLGVGPGDEVLCSSFTFVATASPILYLGATPVFVDSEAETWNICPERLREAIEDCIRQGRRPKALILVHLYGMPARLREILAIATEFDIPVLEDAAEALGSRYEGQPLGSFGAVGVFSFNGNKILTTSGGGALVTNNAAWAQKALFWGTQARDAAPYYQHSELGYNYRLSNLLAGIGRGQMGLLEDRVKKRREIHAWYCEQLRHVPGLIFGPQEPAGSRSNRWLTTVLLDAEQTTVTPEQLRLHLETRNIESRPLWKPLHLQPLFAGTPRYGGAVSEDLFARGLCLPSGSAMSDMDLRRVLEAVKEVM; this is encoded by the coding sequence ATGCGTAGCCAGGATTTCGACCGTTTATACTTATCTCCCCCGCACCTGGGCCGCCACGAACTCAACTACCTGCACAAGGCCATTGAAGACAACTGGGTGGCGCCCGTCGGCCCCAACCTGGATGGGTTTGAGCGTGACATCTGCGAATTTACCGGTGCCGGCCACTGCGTAGCGCTTACTTCAGGCACGGCGGCCATTCACCTGGGGCTGCGGCTGCTGGGCGTCGGTCCCGGCGACGAAGTATTGTGCTCGTCCTTCACCTTTGTGGCCACGGCCAGCCCCATTCTGTACCTGGGTGCTACGCCGGTATTTGTGGATAGCGAAGCCGAGACCTGGAATATATGCCCGGAGCGGCTGCGCGAAGCCATTGAGGACTGTATCCGGCAGGGCCGCCGTCCCAAAGCCTTGATACTGGTCCATCTCTACGGCATGCCCGCCCGCCTGCGCGAAATCCTGGCCATAGCGACGGAGTTCGACATTCCGGTGCTGGAAGATGCGGCCGAGGCCCTGGGCTCCCGCTACGAGGGCCAGCCCCTGGGTTCCTTCGGGGCCGTGGGTGTTTTCTCCTTCAACGGCAACAAGATTCTGACGACCAGCGGCGGCGGTGCCTTGGTTACCAACAACGCTGCCTGGGCCCAGAAAGCTCTTTTCTGGGGCACTCAGGCCCGGGACGCTGCGCCGTACTATCAGCACTCGGAGCTGGGCTACAACTACCGGCTCAGCAACCTGCTGGCGGGCATCGGGCGCGGGCAGATGGGGCTGTTGGAAGACCGGGTGAAAAAGCGCCGGGAAATTCACGCCTGGTACTGCGAGCAGCTGCGCCACGTGCCGGGCCTAATTTTCGGCCCCCAGGAGCCGGCCGGCAGCCGATCCAACCGTTGGCTTACTACCGTGCTGCTCGACGCGGAACAAACCACCGTCACGCCCGAGCAGCTGCGCCTGCACCTGGAAACCCGCAACATCGAAAGCCGCCCGCTCTGGAAACCTTTGCACCTGCAGCCGCTTTTCGCCGGTACGCCGCGGTACGGCGGCGCCGTGAGTGAGGACTTGTTCGCGCGCGGCCTTTGCCTGCCCAGCGGCTCCGCTATGTCGGATATGGACTTACGCCGCGTTTTGGAAGCGGTAAAGGAGGTGATGTAA
- a CDS encoding sugar transferase, which yields MANHQPPTWYLRHGKRLLDVAVAAPALLLALPVLAPVAAALAWQNGGAWLFRQRRPGLHGQLFTLYKLQTMTVCHNAAGQLLPDADRLTPLGSWVRATSVDELPQLWNVLRGDISLVGPRPLLEQYLPLYSATQARRHLVRPGITGWAQVNGRNAISWEQKFAYDVWYVDHVSFRVDLRILWLTLRRVLGAHGISAPGQATMEAFRGTSSDSSSL from the coding sequence ATGGCCAACCACCAACCGCCAACCTGGTACCTGCGCCACGGCAAGCGCCTGCTGGATGTGGCCGTGGCCGCGCCCGCGCTACTGCTGGCCCTGCCGGTGCTGGCCCCGGTAGCGGCAGCGCTGGCCTGGCAGAACGGCGGCGCGTGGCTGTTCCGGCAGCGGCGGCCGGGCCTGCACGGGCAGCTATTCACGCTCTACAAGCTCCAGACGATGACCGTCTGCCATAATGCCGCCGGCCAGCTGCTCCCCGACGCCGACCGCCTCACGCCGCTGGGCAGTTGGGTGCGGGCTACGTCGGTGGATGAGCTGCCCCAGCTCTGGAACGTGCTACGCGGCGACATCAGCCTAGTGGGCCCCCGGCCGCTGCTGGAGCAGTATCTGCCGCTGTACTCGGCCACGCAGGCCCGGCGCCACTTAGTACGGCCGGGAATCACGGGCTGGGCACAGGTAAACGGCCGCAACGCCATCAGCTGGGAGCAGAAATTCGCGTACGACGTCTGGTACGTCGACCACGTTTCTTTCCGGGTTGATCTGCGGATTCTCTGGCTGACTCTGCGGCGGGTGCTAGGTGCCCACGGCATTTCGGCACCCGGCCAGGCCACTATGGAAGCTTTTCGCGGCACTTCTTCTGATTCCTCTTCTCTCTGA